In Candidatus Electrothrix scaldis, the genomic window GGCTTTGGGGGCTATAGAGGAAAATGCTGTTAGTACAGAAGGACAGCAGGTTGAAGGTGATGGGGTGCTGTTGCGCGAAGTCAGTGAATTTGAATATGTCCTTGAAGGGCGCCCAGACCCCTTTCTCCCTTTTCTTTCTAAAGATAGCGGGAGAAAGGATGAGTTTGATGACACTCCCGATGATGGGGATTCAGATAAGCCGTTAACAGGAATGCGCCTTTTTGAACCTGGTCAACTGAAACTGGTGGCCTTGCTTAAACTCGGAAGCAAAAATGTTGCTATGGCAGAGGATGTTGCTGGAAAAGGATATCGTCTTGATGAGAATATGCCGATTGGGCGATATGGAGTTATTGACAGAATAACCGATGAACAAGTTGAGATTACAGAGCGTTATAAAACCAAGACAGGCCGGATTGTTACAAAAGAGATTGTAATGCGTTTAAAAAAAGAGGGAGATAAATAAAGATGTCTCAAAATTTCTCAACCAACTTACAACAAGGTAATGGAAAACGCCTCTGTTGTCTGATTTGTTGCTTGATGCTTTTCATTTTGATGACGGGCAGCCTTCCTAGTCTGGCAGAGGAAGAGGATGCCAGTAGTGAGAAGGTTGTGGTTAGTGGCCTCACCGCATCACCTTCTGGTAAGAATCTTCAAATAGTAATACACAGCAGTGCTAAGTTTAATGTTCTCCCCCTAAGACTTACTAATCCGATTAGGATAGTAGTTGATATCACCAATGGCGAAATTCAGAGCGGAGTAGAGCTTGTTTTGCCAGAAGCTTACCGTATTAAAGTGCGTCAGGATTGGTTTCCAGCCGTTTCACAGAGACGTATCGAATTTATTCTACCTCAAGACTATACATTTACCTCTACGTGGAACGAAAATGATCTTGTGCTCATTATAGAAAATTTTTTTGCAGAGGAACAGGCTGCTACCGATGAAAAAGAGAGCGACCCTGTTGCTCAAACGGAAGAAAGTTCGGAACTCTCTCAAGAGAATCAAGAAGCTGACCCACCAGAAAAGGAAGTTGCTCTAGAAAGTATAGATAATCGTTTGGTTAAGGTTGACGTGATGGGCTCTGTGTCTGAAGAGGGAGGTAAATCGTTTGAAAGGGAAGGGAAGGGAAATCCTGGACAAACAAGCCCTATAGGGGATAACGAGACAATTAGTGTTGATTTTTACAAGATAGATATTCATAATGTTTTTAGGATGTTGCGAGAGATTACAGGGAAAAATATAGTAATTGCTGGTAGTGTTTCTGGAAATTTGACTCTTGCCTTAACTGATGTACCTTGGCGTTTTGCTCTTGATATTATTTTGAATCTTAAAGATTTGGAAAAGATGGAACGGGGTAATACTATTATTATCTACCCAAAAGGTAAAGAATTTGTTTGGCCAAAGCAAGAAAATGAAAATATTGATATCAAAGTGAATACTGATATAGTTGAAGCTCAGAAAAAGGAAGGGATAACAATCACAGGGGTAAACAATATTCCACCAGAGCAACTTGAAGCCAAAAAAATGATAGCTAATGGGAGAATCGCTGAAAAAAAAGGCGATTTAGAAACAGCGATCCGCTTCTATGAGAAAGCACTGAATAATTGGCCTGAAAATACTAAGCTTGCAACAAAAATATCAACGACGTATCTTACTAAACTGAATCAGAATGCTAAAGCTGTTTTTTATGCCAAAAAAGCACTTGAGGTGGATAAGAAAAATAGTGCTGCTGCGTTGAATGCCGCTATTGGCTATGCAAATATGGAGGAGTATCGCCAGGCGCAGCAGTATTTCGATCAAAGTGTCAACTCTGGGGAGCCAAGTCGTGAGGCGTTAATGAGCTATGCTGCATTTAGCGAACGGCAAAGACAATATGATGCAGCTTTACGTTTACTGAAAAAACTGGAAGAGCTGTATGGACAAGATTTGAATTCTATGGTTGCACAAGCTCGAATTTATGATTCTTTAGGAGATTATAGCGCCGCTCGTCAAAAATATAAGACTATTCTTAACGCTGGATTTAGAGTGCCACCGGATTTGAAGAAGTTTATCTTGAGTAAAACCGGTGGAAATTGATCAAGATATTAACGAAATAAATTTCACGATAAGAAATAATTATTCCTAAGGAAGGCATGATGAAAAGCAATACTCGATTATTGCAAATTTTTTTGGTTGTGACGGTAGCTGCTCTCCTCCTTTGCTCCTGTGTAGAGAAGAAGTCAGAAGAAAAAACAGAACAGCCTGCCCAGCTTAACGTACCTGAGAAAAAACAGCGCACTGTTATTGAACCTTCTTTGTTGCCACAACGTTTTCAACGAGCAGGTTATATAGTGAATGATGAAGAAGCGAATGCTATGCTTGACAGCGACGCTTCTGATGAATTTCAACTCAAAGTTGGTGCTGATATTACAACTCCTCAGCCAGTGACTTTACGGGATGCAATGAAGGCCCTCGTCCGAAATAAGAATATGAGCTTGAGCTGGGCCAGTGATGTTAATCAAGATCTTCTTGTGGATGTTGATGTCACAGCTGAGGATAATTTTTATGAAGCTATTGATAATATATTACGTCAATTAGATTATTTTCATGAAATTCAAGGGTCTACTCTTGTTGTTAGGTATAGAGAGACAAAGCAATATCATGTTGCTATGCCCTTTGTGAAGCAGGAGTACAGTGCTTCAATCGGTGGTAATTCATTTGGCAGTGATGTTCGTATTGACAGCAAAGGGAATACTTTTGATATTTGGGAGAATATCAAAAATAATATTGATAGCCTTATATCAGCATGGAGTGCCACCATAACTACTCCAGACCAAGTAACTCAGAACGATGCTGCAAAAAATGAAGGTAGCGAGGAAGATGAAGTAGTTGATCTGGCCTCAAGACGGGTATCATCAACGGATTCTAGTTATACCATAGATAAACCCATTGGTTTGGTAACTGTCCATGCTCCAAAATCGTTACAGAAAAGAATCAGCGATTATTTGCAAACCCTTGAGCGTGAGCTCTATAAGCAGATTGCGATTGAGGCAAAAATTATAGAAGTGCAGCTGCAAAATAATTCCTCCCTTGGTATTAACTGGCAGACATTGCTGAAGAACTTGACTTTCAATGGAGCGGCAGCGCGGGCAGATGACTATTATTCTAAAGATAACACAGAACTGTACGGTAATGGCACTTCCTTGGACAATACCACTACAGACACAACGACTACGATAAGTAGCTCAACCAATTCTAGCTCATCAGCGAGCGGGAATAACGATTCCGTCACGACGGGCAGTTCATCCACGTCAGACAGTTCATCCATGTCGGGGAGTTCATCCACGACCACTACAGGTGTAGACTCAAGTTTACTGTCTGATTCGGTTTCTGCTCTTAACACATTAACAGATACCGTCACTTCAACTACATCGGCAGCAACGACGCTTGCAACACTTATTACTTCTGGGGGATCTAATGTCGCTGCTGCTGCTCTTAGTATAGGTAGCTTTTCCTTTGATAAATTTATAAATGCCTTGAAAGAGCAAGGGAAAACCTCGGTTCTTTCAAATCCTAAAATTAGTGTGATGAACGGGCAGCCAGCTCTTATTTCAGTAGGTCGCGAGGTTACCTTTATTAACAAAATAGAATCAACGACTGACGATAACGGTAAAACGACATTCACGATCAATACAGAGCAGCTTCTTTCTGGCGTAGGTTTGGCTCTCTCTGCTGTGATAAAAAAAGATGACGAAATCGTGATGAATTTAGTTCCGATAACATCAGAGCTGTTGGAGCCTATAGAATACGTAACAGTAGGTGACGGAAAAGTTGGCCTCCCTGTTGTAAACAAGCGGGAAATGAGTACAACTGTAAAGATTAAAAATGGATCAATGCTAGTTGTCGGGGGGCTTATTTCTGAAAGTGAATCAAGTGACGGTGATTTTCTGTTCGGAACGGAAAACATCCCCTATTTAAAATATCTATTTGGTTATGAAGAAAAGCAGCACTCCAAGCGAGAATTGATAATTCTCCTGAGGCCACGTATTATTTAATGTGACTGGAGTCTGGTTGAGATAAGGAACAAGGTTATTTTTCACTCTATTTGGGAGTAGCGTATGAACCTGCTGAAATACATATCCATAGGGATAGTATTGGTTGGTGCAATCACTGGTTGCGGAAAGAATACTGTTGAGACGTTAATGGTTCCTGCCCAGGTTGATCCTAATGGTCGCGGGAAAGGTATGTCTGTTGTTGTTTTACCTTTTGCAGACTACAGCAACGGAGATAATATTGCTTCGGCCTTTCGTCGAAATATATTGATCACCGAATCTTTGACAGATAATCTCACAAGTAATGGATTTCGTCTAACGGTACAGGAAGATGTTTTCCAGTACTTACTTGAGCAAGAGATTGTTAGTATAGCGCCATATAATGATGTAGGCTCAGCTTCTGTTGTTCATGAGATACAGGACCCTGATTGGTCTAATGTAATGAAAGAAAAGCTCAAAGGGTATGTTGAGCACATGAATATCGGAAGTAATTCATCACGCCCTGATGGTCCAGGTACGCACGGTCTTAGCGGGCAGGAAGTTGTTAAAATTGGAAGACATTTTGGGGTAGATTATATAATTCGTGGCCGTATTCTTGAATTTAGGACCAGGCAGGAGCATACTTGGGCACCGTGGAAACGAGGTATACTTCCGTTTGCTATTGGTACCACAAGTAGAATGGCTTTTGGATTTGCGGATTCTGAGCGATATGATAACTGGGATAACCTTCTTGCTGGTGGTACTTGGGGGACAGTTGTTGGGGCCAGTGCCAATAATCCTTGGGATCCTGATAGTTCGACAAGCTTTATGGGAATCAGTGGCGGTAGCGGAGCAAATACTATAGCTTGGGCTGCTGCCGGGGCTATGCTTGGTGATATGGCCCAACATGGTGGGCGAGTTGATCAGGCTGTTGTCCAGATGCGTATTTGGGTACAAAGTGCATATGATGCAAGTGTAGTATGGACGAATCGAGTTGATGTAAGAGTCGCACCGGAATCCGTCCTTGCTGATAACCAGTACGATACACTTTTTGAGCAGGCAATCAGAAAGGCAACAACAGCTCTTATGGATAATTTTGTGTTGTACGGTCTTCCCTAAAAGGCAAAATGCTTAATAAAAAAA contains:
- a CDS encoding pilus assembly protein PilP yields the protein MKRTITRQFVAMSILFFLLGETNSVALGAIEENAVSTEGQQVEGDGVLLREVSEFEYVLEGRPDPFLPFLSKDSGRKDEFDDTPDDGDSDKPLTGMRLFEPGQLKLVALLKLGSKNVAMAEDVAGKGYRLDENMPIGRYGVIDRITDEQVEITERYKTKTGRIVTKEIVMRLKKEGDK